In Camelus ferus isolate YT-003-E chromosome 21, BCGSAC_Cfer_1.0, whole genome shotgun sequence, the DNA window GGTAAATTCACAGACTTCATTTTTGCCTCCTGATGACACTGGGTAGCACCCACTTAGCAGCTGCAGCTTTTTGAATAAGGATGAGGCCCAGTATCTGAGGGGACTTCCCATTCTGACAGATTTAAGGCACCCCTTCCTCTTCAAAACTGGCAACCACAAAGGCTGTTCTGGCTTTTGTACCTCTCCTCTGGCAGCAGTAGATTACATATGCACTTATCCACAAGCGCCAACAGCTCGCAACGAAGCAAAGGGCTACCCCAGAGCAGTAGAACCTGCTAGTCTGGGCCAACTGGAAGATTGCAAGAGTGAgagacacaaagggaaaggtaCTAGTCTCTGAGCCTGAATGAAAGAACAAACCCAACTCTGAGCCCTATAACTGCCTCAAGGATCTTCCCTAGAAAAGATAGCAACAGAGAGTCCCATTTCCTCTCCCACAGGACGTATATTGTCCCATCCAGACTTCTAATCTGGTGAGCGCATGTTCACAAACATTCCCATCCTCATTTTTCTGTTCAGCTCAGAGGATAAATATTGTTATTGGAGGCAGAAGGTTTAAATTTCCCCCAATCAGCAAACTGTTTagtataaaatttctttaatcagaAAGGATTTCTCTTCCCTcaacacagatacacacattaaaagtaaaaaaaaaaaaaaatgcaggaagacATCTATTTACACAAATTAGAAACTACGATGTCAAGTCCTGGATTAGGGGTTGAGAGGGTAGACATCAGGAGCAGCTGGTGACTGGCTTCCCATCTGCTCCAGGTGTCCCATGGTCATCGCTCCAGTTACGGTGGGTAggccaggagggggtggggtacAGCTCCAGTCTGATGGCAGAGTCACTGGCAAATTGTGGCAACAAGGCCCCTCTCCAGATAGTTTCTTAGGTTCACCAGGGATGACAGGAGATGCTGCAGCAGATGGAACTGGAGTGACTGGAGCTGACTGGGTGAAGGGCTGTTCTCCATGCTGGAGGAAAAGGATGACACCAATGCTGGTTCCAGTGCCTACAGGACCATGGCTAAAGGAGATGGTACCTGGAGAACTGAGAGGGGGATTGCAAATTGGAGTGGTGTGGATCCAAGTGAGATTCATAGTTGGCCATTCAGTGAGGTGCCAAGGCTGCTTTGGTTTCGATACTAGCTTCCCTAGCTGTGTCTGGTCCATCTTTTCCATGAAAGGTGTAGAAGAAGACGCAATTGGGTAACCGTGGTGGTTTGGAGAATGCTATggatggggagaaaagagaaaaaaattatgtaagaaagCTTTCAGATCAACTCCACTTGGTTGCTTAAAACTGCTTTCCTTGGGAACTCTGCAATGCTGACATACTTTCTTTTATGCAACAGATAATTTCCTGCCAAGCCATGATTAAGTAAAAGTTTTGGTAACCAAaatgtactttcattttttaaacaaattcttgAGGGCTT includes these proteins:
- the CIART gene encoding circadian-associated transcriptional repressor isoform X2, which codes for MRMRGSGVKRSRDGELEICLNIQGCTTEGDLLFAQKCKELQGFIRPLTALLNGLKMGRFERGLSSFQQSVAMDRIQRIVGVLQKPQMGERYLGTLLQVEGMLKTWFPHIAAHKSSLDSSRHQLTQHSPNHHGYPIASSSTPFMEKMDQTQLGKLVSKPKQPWHLTEWPTMNLTWIHTTPICNPPLSSPGTISFSHGPVGTGTSIGVILFLQHGEQPFTQSAPVTPVPSAAASPVIPGEPKKLSGEGPCCHNLPVTLPSDWSCTPPPPGLPTVTGAMTMGHLEQMGSQSPAAPDVYPLNP
- the CIART gene encoding circadian-associated transcriptional repressor isoform X3 gives rise to the protein MSGSGVKRSRDGELEICLNIQGCTTEGDLLFAQKCKELQGFIRPLTALLNGLKMGRFERGLSSFQQSVAMDRIQRIVGVLQKPQMGERYLGTLLQVEGMLKTWFPHIAAHKSSLDSSRHQLTQHSPNHHGYPIASSSTPFMEKMDQTQLGKLVSKPKQPWHLTEWPTMNLTWIHTTPICNPPLSSPGTISFSHGPVGTGTSIGVILFLQHGEQPFTQSAPVTPVPSAAASPVIPGEPKKLSGEGPCCHNLPVTLPSDWSCTPPPPGLPTVTGAMTMGHLEQMGSQSPAAPDVYPLNP